Below is a window of Chloroflexota bacterium DNA.
GAGCCGGTCAATCGCCAACCGGTCAACGGGCGCAAGATCGACTGGATTAAATGGGTCATCTGGATTCCGTGGATCAGCCTGATCGCCTGGATGGCCTTTCGCGCCGGAGGCTATTCCCGCGTAGATTTTCTACATCTGACGGAAAATGGCATCTCGGTAGATGAACCCTTTAAATATGTGATTTACTATATAGTAGTGTTGCTCTTTGTGGGGCTGGCGGCGTTCGCGGGACGTCGAGCGGGTTGCCACACGATATGCTGGATGGCACCCTTCATGATGATCGGGCGTTGGCTCCACAATCAGTTTGGTTGGGCTTCGCTGCGTCTGATAGCGGATGCCTCGGTGTGCAGTGATTGCAAATTGTGTGCTAAAAATTGCCCCATGAGCCTGGATGTGAATGCGATGGTGCAGCTCGAGCAGATGGAAGACCTGGAATGTATTCTCTGCGGCACTTGTGTAGATAATTGCTCGCGCAGCGCCATTCGTTATGCTTTCAGCGCAGATGGGCATTTTGCAAAAAGATGAACGCGTTCCCAAAAATTATTTAAGTTTGAAGAATTGGAGAATATCAAATGACGTTACAACTATCTAGCGATCAAGTATGGCAGGCCATTGAGAAAGAACTTTTCGGTGTTCTTGGCGTGGTGACGGAAAATGGTGAAGCCCGCACGGTCGGGATTGTTTACGCGGCTATTGGTGGAAAAGTTTATATTGCCACAGGTAAAGACACCTGGAAAGCGCGCCATACTCGCCTCAACCCTCACGTTTCTATGACGGTCACGATCCCCAAGCGAATCCCTTTGATGCCCTTTATTAAAATTCCCGCGGCGACGATCACCTTTTCGGGCGTGGCCACGGTTCAGGATGCCGATCAGGTTGAGAAAAGCGTCGTGGTGGCCCTGTTGCGCGGACTTGCCGACGATGAAGAGTTACTGGCGACGATGTGCGTGATCGAAGTCCAGCCTAAGGGCGAATTCATCACCTACGGAATTGGCGTCCCTTTGATGACCATGCGCCACCCCGAGCAGGCGCGCGGCCGCGCTCCGATGGAATAAGTTTTACCCACCTTCAGCGATAATTTCGTCAATTGAAGTTATGATCGCATCGGCGTGGGCTGAAAGTGCGAGGATATTGTTAGAATGAGAAGCCACGCCGATGCGGTAAGCAGCGTCGGCGTTGATAGCAAATTGCATATCGCTGATCGTATCGCCAACCATCATCATGCGCTGGGGGGCAATTTCTAGCTGCCTGGCGATTTCCCAGAAGGCTTCCGGAGCTGGTTTGCTGGGCAGCGAATCGTCACCACACACCATCGCACTGATAAAATCGGCGATACCAAGATATGCCAATGTAGCTTCGGTCATGGCGCGGTTATCGCTGGTAACGATTCCTATGCGGATATTGGCGCGCGCAAGTTGCTCCATTGCTCTTCTGGGATTGCCGATGGGGATAATTTCCTCTGTCGTAAAATTGGCATTCATCGTATTTTGGGCGCAAATTTCGGCTTGTAGACGGGCTTCATGCCAGGGGAAACCGTACCGGCAGATCACACCCGCTGCCAGCGTATTGAGTGTATCCATTGTGGCAATGGCCAAGGGGCTTTCGGCGCGCAGGCCAGGGGGAGTCGGCGAATAGCCAAGCAGATCGAATAATTCGTACATAAAAGTTGAATTCAGTGACAGGTTGGTCGCGATGGCTTCGACCCATTTGTGTGTACGGGACAACCAAATGGCGTCAAATTTTACCAGAGTGTCATCTTTATCAAAGATAATGCAATCTACATCAAATTGTTGCTGGTGAATGGTGATAATGCTCATTGTGTAGTAACTTTCTGTGTTGGTAATCACAAAATTTTATTTGACAACTAAACCGTCCAGATGGTATAGTTATTTATTGTAGACGCAGTTACGGCGTCGTGTCAATGTGCGAATCGTAAAAAATTTCACGAGTATCTGTGTTTATCAGATGAATATGCATGCGGAAAGGAGGTTGCTCTCGATCAACTGAAGAGTAGAAATTTATCCAAATTCCTAGTTTCAAATAAATGATTGATAAGAGGAGTAAAAATAATGTCACGTAAAAAATTAATGAGCATTTTGATCTTGCTAGTCGCTTTCTCGCTCTTTACCATTGCGGCAAGCCCTGCTCAAGACCCCGTACCCCCCGAAGCTCCCGAAGGAACGCTGCGGGTTGCCCTTTCAACTTTCCCCAACTCTCTGTTTATCCCCCTAACAGCTGAACGTAATGCCGACAATGCTGCCACTCAACTTTTTGACAGCCTGGTGTATTTCAATCCAGAGGGCGAACTTCAACCCGCATTGGCAGAAAGCTGGGATATTTCCGAGGATGGCACGGTTTATACATTCTATCTGCGCGAAGGTGTCACCTTCCATAATGGCGAAGCCTTCACCGCTGATGATGTGATTGCCACCTGGGAGTCTGGTTCAGAAGTGGGCGAGTGGACCGACAAATACACCCTCGTGACGGTTGAAAAAGTGGATGACAATACGGTCACGCTGACCACCGAAGCCCCGAATCCGGAATTGTTCGATACAATTTTTGACTTCTGGGCCATTATCCCCAATGAATATTACGCCGAAGTTGGACTGGATGGTTTCCAGGAACACCCGATTGGTACCGGCCCCTTCATGTTCGTGGAATGGGTAAAAGGCGATCATATTACCTATACCGCCAATCTCGACTACTGGATGGAAGGCTACCCGCTGGTTGAAACCCTGATCTTCCGCCCGATCCCCGAATCAGCCACCCGCGTGGCTGCTGTTTCGGCTGATGAAGTGGATATTGTTGGTCGTCTCTCGTCCGAGGAAGCTGCCAGCCTGGAAGGCGTTGAAGGCGTTACCGTTGTTAGCTACCCGGTTACCCGTATTTTCTATATTGCCTTCAACAACCTGACTACAGGTGTAGATCAACCCACCATGGATGCCAAAGTACGTCAGGCGATGAACTACGCCGTAGACGTAGACACCATCATTGATGCACTGTTTAACGGTCATGGCGTTCCAGCGGCTGGTTATGTCGCCTCCAGCGAATTGGGTTATGGTATTGTAGACCCCTTCGGCTATGATTCTGACAAAGCCATGACCTTGATGGCTGATGCCGGTTATGCAGATGGTTTTGAAATGGATATGGCTTGCCCCGCTGGCGCTTATACCAACTTCGAAGAAGTCTGCGAAGCCGTGACCGGTTACCTGGCCGAGATTGGCATTACGGTCAACCTCGAGATCATGGAATCCGGTCAATACTGGGAGCTTGAAGCCGCCAAAGAACTGCCCCCGCTGTTCGGCGATAGCTGGTCGGCAAGCTCTGGCGAAGCACTGCGCCGCCTGACGGGTGCTTTGGGTGGCTGGGATGCGGCTTACTCTGCATGGTCTGACCCGATGATTGATGATCTGTTGGCGAAGATCTCCACCACCGTCGACCGCGACGAGCGCAAGGCGCTGTACGAAGAACTACAAGTTTACATGCAGGAAGATCCGCCCTTCATCTATCTGTATGA
It encodes the following:
- a CDS encoding 4Fe-4S ferredoxin: EPVNRQPVNGRKIDWIKWVIWIPWISLIAWMAFRAGGYSRVDFLHLTENGISVDEPFKYVIYYIVVLLFVGLAAFAGRRAGCHTICWMAPFMMIGRWLHNQFGWASLRLIADASVCSDCKLCAKNCPMSLDVNAMVQLEQMEDLECILCGTCVDNCSRSAIRYAFSADGHFAKR
- a CDS encoding HAD family hydrolase yields the protein MSIITIHQQQFDVDCIIFDKDDTLVKFDAIWLSRTHKWVEAIATNLSLNSTFMYELFDLLGYSPTPPGLRAESPLAIATMDTLNTLAAGVICRYGFPWHEARLQAEICAQNTMNANFTTEEIIPIGNPRRAMEQLARANIRIGIVTSDNRAMTEATLAYLGIADFISAMVCGDDSLPSKPAPEAFWEIARQLEIAPQRMMMVGDTISDMQFAINADAAYRIGVASHSNNILALSAHADAIITSIDEIIAEGG
- a CDS encoding ABC transporter substrate-binding protein, with protein sequence MSRKKLMSILILLVAFSLFTIAASPAQDPVPPEAPEGTLRVALSTFPNSLFIPLTAERNADNAATQLFDSLVYFNPEGELQPALAESWDISEDGTVYTFYLREGVTFHNGEAFTADDVIATWESGSEVGEWTDKYTLVTVEKVDDNTVTLTTEAPNPELFDTIFDFWAIIPNEYYAEVGLDGFQEHPIGTGPFMFVEWVKGDHITYTANLDYWMEGYPLVETLIFRPIPESATRVAAVSADEVDIVGRLSSEEAASLEGVEGVTVVSYPVTRIFYIAFNNLTTGVDQPTMDAKVRQAMNYAVDVDTIIDALFNGHGVPAAGYVASSELGYGIVDPFGYDSDKAMTLMADAGYADGFEMDMACPAGAYTNFEEVCEAVTGYLAEIGITVNLEIMESGQYWELEAAKELPPLFGDSWSASSGEALRRLTGALGGWDAAYSAWSDPMIDDLLAKISTTVDRDERKALYEELQVYMQEDPPFIYLYEPVAFEAVQDRVMDYYPHSQESYWLFETWVTAE